One Nocardioides sp. DNA window includes the following coding sequences:
- a CDS encoding multicopper oxidase domain-containing protein, which yields MTTIDSRPAASSTRGFWPMRDLPVVGWLVAVLVVSLVHPFISAPRWLMIHLLVLGAAGHAILVWSRYFADTLLRIPATPRREQSARLALFNVGVLVVTMGVPSRIWPLTVAGAALVIAAVVWHVWALVGGLGPTKSRFASTLHFYLAAGSLLPVGAVLGVWLARDLSDPLDTRVRIAHVGVNLLGWIGLTVLGTLVTLWPTMLRTRIVEGAEVWSRRALPALLGGITLVLLASWTDRPWVVAVGLVTYLGGVAMLAVFFVLTARVKPPREFPTWSVGAGVAWLVGGLSWALVLIARTPSWHGISDALDAVTPYLAAGFIAQVLLGALSYLVPVVLGGGPAAVRAANRSLDAASALRVTLANLGLVVCALPVPSVVRVIASTLVLGALASFVPLLLRSVRLRHRGETALVEARPAGQHTGLAAVGLALMLGAVAIGGAVDPASLGGPPDSAAAGVAATGQTVRVRVEAADMRFTPDKIEVDAGDHLIITLVNTDDTDVHDLVLETGHDSGRLAPGESAVVDVGVVGRDVDGWCSVIGHKQMGMVMSIVARGGAAAPAASDPPAATADSAHSSHGESHSGSDAGPGPDARLIDPALPPAAQSRVHRVTFRVTEQEQEVAPGVRQTLWTYNGTAPGPTLRGRVGDRFVITLVNDGKIGHSVDFHAGVRAPDKVMRTIPPGESLVYRFTARRAGIWMYHCSSMPMSAHIANGLFGAVVIDPPDLPEVDHEFVMVQSEQFFGPEDGSGNAGEVDMDKLMAERPDKVSFNGYPNQYDHDPLVVSPGDRVRFWILDAGPNRASSFHVVGGQFDRVWTEGSWTLGSASAPARSTGAQVLPLLPAQGGFVELTLTERGDYPFVSHVMIDAERGAHGILRVR from the coding sequence ATGACCACGATCGACTCGCGCCCGGCGGCCTCGTCGACCCGCGGCTTCTGGCCGATGCGCGACCTCCCGGTCGTCGGCTGGCTGGTCGCGGTGCTGGTGGTCTCGCTGGTGCACCCCTTCATCTCCGCCCCGCGCTGGCTGATGATCCACCTACTCGTGCTGGGTGCCGCGGGGCACGCGATCTTGGTGTGGAGCCGCTACTTCGCCGACACCCTGCTGCGGATCCCGGCGACGCCGCGGCGCGAACAGAGTGCCCGGCTGGCGCTGTTCAACGTCGGCGTACTCGTCGTCACCATGGGCGTGCCGTCGCGGATCTGGCCGCTGACCGTGGCGGGTGCGGCACTGGTCATCGCTGCAGTGGTGTGGCATGTCTGGGCGCTCGTCGGCGGGCTTGGCCCGACCAAGTCGCGCTTTGCGTCGACGTTGCACTTCTATCTCGCGGCGGGTTCGCTGCTGCCTGTCGGCGCCGTGCTCGGCGTCTGGCTGGCACGTGATCTGTCGGATCCGCTCGACACGCGGGTGCGGATCGCGCATGTCGGCGTCAACCTGCTCGGCTGGATCGGCCTCACGGTGCTGGGCACCCTGGTCACGTTGTGGCCGACCATGCTGCGTACGCGGATCGTCGAAGGCGCCGAGGTCTGGTCGCGCCGCGCCCTGCCGGCGCTGCTCGGCGGCATCACGCTGGTCCTGCTCGCGTCCTGGACCGACCGGCCATGGGTGGTCGCGGTCGGGCTGGTGACCTATCTCGGCGGCGTGGCGATGCTCGCGGTCTTCTTCGTGCTCACCGCGCGGGTGAAGCCGCCGCGCGAGTTCCCGACCTGGTCGGTCGGCGCCGGTGTCGCCTGGCTGGTCGGCGGCTTGTCGTGGGCGCTGGTGCTGATCGCGCGTACGCCCAGCTGGCACGGCATCTCCGACGCGCTCGACGCGGTCACGCCCTACCTGGCCGCGGGATTCATCGCCCAGGTGTTGCTCGGGGCGTTGTCCTACCTGGTGCCGGTGGTGCTGGGCGGTGGTCCCGCGGCCGTACGCGCGGCCAACCGCTCACTCGACGCCGCGAGTGCGTTGCGGGTGACGCTGGCCAACCTGGGCCTGGTGGTCTGCGCGCTGCCGGTGCCCAGTGTCGTACGCGTGATCGCCTCGACGCTGGTGCTCGGCGCGCTGGCGTCGTTCGTACCTCTGCTGCTGCGCAGCGTTCGACTGCGCCATCGTGGGGAGACAGCACTCGTCGAGGCCAGACCCGCGGGGCAGCACACCGGGCTTGCGGCCGTCGGGCTCGCGCTGATGCTCGGCGCGGTCGCGATCGGCGGTGCGGTCGATCCGGCCTCGCTGGGTGGGCCGCCGGACTCGGCCGCGGCAGGTGTGGCTGCGACCGGCCAGACCGTACGCGTACGTGTCGAGGCCGCCGACATGCGTTTCACCCCCGACAAGATCGAGGTCGATGCGGGCGATCACCTGATCATCACCCTGGTCAACACCGACGACACCGACGTGCACGACCTGGTGCTGGAGACCGGTCACGACTCCGGCCGACTCGCGCCAGGAGAGTCGGCCGTGGTCGACGTCGGCGTGGTCGGTCGAGACGTGGACGGCTGGTGCTCGGTGATCGGGCACAAGCAGATGGGCATGGTGATGTCGATCGTGGCGCGCGGTGGTGCTGCTGCGCCAGCTGCCTCGGACCCTCCCGCCGCTACCGCAGATTCGGCTCACTCCTCCCACGGTGAGTCGCACTCCGGCTCCGATGCCGGTCCTGGCCCCGATGCTCGCCTGATCGATCCCGCCTTGCCCCCCGCGGCGCAGTCACGGGTGCATCGCGTCACCTTCCGAGTCACCGAGCAGGAGCAGGAGGTGGCGCCGGGCGTACGCCAGACCTTGTGGACCTACAACGGCACCGCACCCGGCCCCACCCTGCGTGGCCGAGTGGGCGACCGCTTCGTGATCACTCTGGTCAACGACGGCAAGATCGGTCACTCGGTCGATTTCCACGCGGGCGTACGCGCGCCGGACAAGGTGATGCGTACGATCCCGCCCGGCGAATCCCTGGTGTATCGCTTCACGGCGCGGCGCGCGGGCATCTGGATGTATCACTGCTCCTCGATGCCGATGTCGGCGCACATCGCCAACGGGCTCTTCGGTGCCGTGGTCATCGACCCACCCGACCTGCCGGAGGTGGATCACGAGTTCGTGATGGTGCAGTCCGAGCAGTTCTTCGGCCCCGAGGATGGCTCCGGCAATGCAGGTGAGGTCGACATGGACAAACTGATGGCCGAGCGCCCCGACAAGGTGTCCTTCAACGGGTATCCGAACCAGTACGACCACGACCCACTCGTCGTCTCGCCCGGTGACCGGGTGCGTTTCTGGATCCTCGACGCGGGGCCGAATCGGGCGTCGTCGTTCCACGTGGTCGGTGGTCAGTTCGATCGGGTGTGGACCGAAGGGTCCTGGACTCTCGGGTCGGCCTCCGCGCCCGCGCGCTCGACCGGCGCCCAGGTGCTTCCTCTGTTGCCTGCCCAGGGTGGCTTCGTGGAACTCACCCTCACCGAACGCGGCGACTACCCCTTCGTCAGCCACGTGATGATCGATGCCGAACGGGGTGCCCACGGCATCCTCCGCGTCCGTTGA
- a CDS encoding DUF2249 domain-containing protein, with translation MDYLPLADQPTDDHHAEGHTCACGESDPAGFPELDARIIPHAIRHATIFGALDSIALGHGLVLIAPHDPLPLLAQAEQRYGGAFEVSYVERGPEAWKVQFVRN, from the coding sequence ATGGACTACCTGCCCCTCGCCGACCAGCCGACCGACGACCACCACGCCGAGGGTCACACCTGTGCCTGCGGCGAGTCCGACCCGGCCGGCTTCCCCGAACTCGATGCGCGCATCATCCCGCATGCGATCCGACATGCCACGATCTTCGGCGCACTCGACTCGATCGCGCTGGGCCACGGGCTCGTACTCATCGCCCCTCACGACCCGCTGCCGCTGCTCGCGCAGGCCGAGCAGCGTTATGGCGGCGCCTTCGAGGTGTCCTATGTGGAGCGCGGCCCGGAGGCGTGGAAGGTCCAGTTCGTACGCAACTGA
- a CDS encoding helix-turn-helix domain-containing protein, with translation MPKSVEQSRGPVCSPIENALGVLGRAWAGAVIEAMLGGAERFSEISRAVPGVTDAVLSARLKELCERGIAERVVDPGPPVSVRYLLTDVGRDVRPVLEALTAFGQRHHEALI, from the coding sequence GTGCCCAAGTCGGTCGAGCAAAGTCGAGGCCCAGTCTGCTCACCCATCGAGAACGCCCTGGGTGTCTTGGGGCGAGCCTGGGCGGGTGCGGTCATCGAGGCGATGCTTGGAGGCGCTGAACGCTTCTCCGAGATCTCGCGAGCGGTGCCGGGCGTGACCGATGCGGTCCTGTCCGCTCGGCTCAAGGAACTGTGCGAGCGCGGCATCGCCGAGCGCGTCGTCGACCCGGGCCCGCCGGTGTCGGTGCGCTATCTGCTGACTGATGTGGGTCGTGACGTACGCCCGGTGCTCGAGGCGCTGACGGCATTCGGCCAACGCCATCACGAGGCGCTGATCTGA
- a CDS encoding LLM class flavin-dependent oxidoreductase, with product MQFGIFTVGDVTTDPMTGQTPTEYERIKATVAIAKKAEEVGLDVFATGEHHNPPFAAPANPTVLLAHIAAQTKRLILTTATTLITTNDPVRLAEDYAYLQHLSDGRMDLMLGRGNTGPVYPWFGKDIRQGLELAVENYALLHRLWREDVVNFEGKFRTPLHNYTSVPRPLDGVAPFVWHGSIRTPEIAEQAAFYGDGFFANHIFWPASHTQQMVQLYRQRFEHYGHGTADQAIVGLGGQVYLARNSQDAVREFRPYFNRAPVYGGGPSMEDFTRETPLTVGSPQEVIEKTLGFREYVGDYQRQLFLIDHAGLPLATVLKQLDLLGEEVVPVLRKEFATLKPAHVPDAPTHDSLLARLRGGFETPTSSAPQPPDGAAASGAQPQVDRWTGTRAEDENQGFAPASTATPVVEEFATANVSKPRNTGGAA from the coding sequence ATGCAGTTCGGCATCTTCACCGTCGGAGACGTCACCACGGACCCGATGACCGGTCAGACCCCCACCGAGTACGAGCGGATCAAGGCCACCGTCGCGATCGCCAAGAAGGCCGAGGAAGTCGGACTCGACGTCTTCGCCACCGGGGAGCACCACAACCCGCCGTTCGCCGCACCCGCGAACCCGACCGTGCTGCTGGCGCACATCGCCGCGCAGACCAAGCGGCTGATCCTCACCACCGCCACCACGCTGATCACCACCAACGACCCGGTCCGCCTGGCGGAGGACTATGCGTACCTCCAACACCTCTCCGACGGCCGGATGGACCTGATGCTCGGTCGCGGCAACACCGGCCCGGTCTATCCGTGGTTCGGCAAGGACATCCGCCAGGGCCTCGAGCTCGCGGTGGAGAACTACGCGCTGCTGCACCGGCTCTGGCGCGAGGACGTCGTCAACTTTGAGGGCAAGTTCCGCACTCCGCTGCACAACTACACCTCCGTGCCCCGCCCCCTCGACGGCGTCGCGCCCTTCGTGTGGCACGGCTCGATACGTACGCCCGAGATCGCCGAGCAGGCGGCCTTCTACGGCGACGGCTTCTTCGCCAACCACATCTTCTGGCCCGCTTCGCACACCCAGCAGATGGTGCAGTTGTATCGCCAGCGCTTCGAGCACTACGGCCACGGCACCGCCGACCAGGCGATCGTCGGACTCGGCGGTCAGGTCTATCTGGCGCGCAACAGCCAAGACGCCGTACGCGAGTTCCGGCCGTACTTCAACCGGGCGCCCGTCTACGGCGGCGGCCCGTCCATGGAGGACTTCACCCGCGAGACGCCGCTGACGGTGGGCTCGCCGCAGGAGGTCATCGAGAAGACGCTCGGTTTCCGGGAGTACGTCGGCGACTATCAGCGCCAGCTCTTCCTGATCGACCATGCGGGGTTGCCGCTGGCCACCGTGCTCAAGCAACTGGACCTGCTCGGCGAGGAGGTCGTACCCGTGCTGCGCAAGGAGTTCGCGACGCTGAAGCCGGCGCACGTGCCCGACGCGCCCACGCACGACTCGCTGCTGGCGAGGCTGCGTGGTGGTTTCGAGACGCCGACTTCGTCGGCTCCTCAACCACCGGATGGGGCCGCTGCTTCGGGTGCACAACCGCAGGTCGATCGGTGGACCGGCACCCGCGCCGAGGACGAGAACCAAGGCTTCGCACCGGCGTCGACCGCGACACCGGTGGTTGAGGAGTTCGCGACAGCGAACGTCTCGAAACCACGCAACACGGGAGGCGCAGCATGA
- a CDS encoding FMN reductase, whose product MTRSLVVVSAGLRSPSTTKMLADDLTQQAVAALGGSPHVTHIEVREHAHALADTLLTGFPTGALKEALDAVAAADGLIVVTPTFAASYAGLFKMFFDVLEPDALRDTPVLLAATGGTERHSLMLEHALRPLFNYLGAQTVRTAVFAATQDFGGAGVSDLQTRIARAAAELGAMIERRPVASRQDEVAGLPAGVAPFAQLLRG is encoded by the coding sequence ATGACCCGCTCACTCGTCGTGGTGAGCGCGGGCCTGCGCTCGCCCTCCACCACCAAGATGCTCGCCGACGACCTGACCCAACAGGCGGTCGCCGCCCTGGGCGGGTCGCCGCACGTGACGCACATCGAGGTCCGCGAACACGCCCACGCCCTGGCCGACACGCTGCTGACCGGCTTCCCCACCGGCGCGTTGAAAGAGGCACTCGACGCGGTGGCTGCTGCCGACGGTCTGATCGTGGTGACGCCGACCTTCGCCGCGTCGTACGCCGGCCTGTTCAAGATGTTCTTCGACGTGCTGGAGCCCGACGCGCTGCGCGACACCCCGGTCTTGCTGGCCGCGACCGGCGGCACCGAACGGCACTCGCTGATGCTGGAACACGCACTGCGCCCGCTGTTCAACTACCTGGGTGCGCAGACCGTACGTACGGCCGTCTTCGCCGCGACCCAGGACTTCGGGGGCGCCGGAGTGAGCGATCTCCAGACCCGGATCGCGCGCGCTGCCGCGGAGTTGGGGGCGATGATCGAGCGCCGGCCGGTCGCGAGCAGGCAAGATGAGGTCGCAGGGCTGCCCGCCGGGGTTGCGCCGTTCGCGCAGTTGCTGCGCGGCTGA
- a CDS encoding pirin family protein produces the protein MTEVQVLAPREVPLGGLRALTVRRTLPHRDRSFIGAWCFVDHYGPARVGVDSPPMDVAPHPHTGLQTVSWLFEGEIEHRDSGGVHEMVRPGEVNLMTGGSGICHSEVSTPSTSTLHGVQLWVALPSSALDAPRAFDHYAAPSVQVPGATMRVFLGSLLGSSSPVTTHTPLLGAELVLEPSAVLEVPVDSSFEHGVLLDTGSVSVSGVALEVGALGCVDAGTSSLALTAGPSGARIILLGGPPFDEEIVMWWNFVGRTHEDVAAARADWEASSDRFGSVSGYVGERARIPAPELPGVRLKPRGRRGR, from the coding sequence ATGACCGAGGTGCAGGTGTTGGCTCCGCGCGAGGTGCCGTTGGGCGGACTGCGGGCGCTGACCGTCCGGCGTACGCTCCCCCACCGCGACCGCTCCTTCATCGGGGCGTGGTGCTTCGTCGACCACTACGGTCCGGCTCGAGTCGGGGTGGACAGCCCGCCGATGGATGTCGCACCCCACCCGCACACCGGGCTCCAGACCGTGTCGTGGCTCTTCGAGGGCGAGATCGAGCACCGGGACTCCGGGGGCGTACACGAAATGGTGCGCCCCGGCGAGGTCAACCTGATGACGGGCGGCTCGGGGATCTGCCACTCGGAGGTCTCGACCCCGTCGACCTCCACGTTGCACGGCGTGCAGTTGTGGGTGGCGTTGCCGTCAAGCGCACTCGACGCGCCGCGGGCGTTCGACCACTACGCGGCACCGTCGGTGCAAGTTCCCGGCGCGACGATGCGAGTCTTCCTGGGATCGCTCCTAGGTTCCTCCTCGCCGGTGACGACTCACACCCCACTATTGGGCGCCGAGTTGGTGTTGGAACCTTCAGCGGTGTTGGAGGTGCCGGTGGACTCCTCGTTCGAGCATGGCGTGCTGCTGGACACCGGGTCGGTGTCGGTGTCCGGAGTCGCTCTCGAAGTCGGCGCGCTGGGCTGCGTCGACGCAGGCACGTCGTCCCTGGCCTTGACCGCCGGACCCTCGGGCGCGCGGATCATCCTGCTCGGCGGGCCGCCGTTCGACGAAGAGATCGTGATGTGGTGGAACTTTGTCGGGCGTACCCATGAGGACGTGGCCGCGGCTCGTGCCGACTGGGAGGCCTCGTCGGACCGGTTCGGGTCGGTGTCCGGCTATGTCGGTGAGCGTGCACGCATCCCGGCGCCGGAGTTGCCGGGCGTACGCCTGAAGCCGCGTGGGCGGCGGGGCCGCTGA